A region of Veillonellaceae bacterium DNA encodes the following proteins:
- the purD gene encoding phosphoribosylamine--glycine ligase: MKVLVIGSGGREHALLWKLSQSPSVTELYAVPGDEGMADIASLVPVKSNEDILDFARLMQIDLTVAGPETVLTEGLADQFEAEGLAFFGPSKAAARIEGSKSFAKSLMKKYGIPTAAYEVFTDEDKAVEYLKTQSFPIVIKADGLAAGKGVIIAKDLEEATHTVKDMLEGNSFGDAGRSVVIEEFMTGEEASVLCFCDGTTVVPMVSSQDHKRIGDGDTGPNTGGMGAYAPAPVMTRELIEEANVRILRPMAAAMKKEGYPFKGCLYAGLMITDEGPKVVEFNCRFGDPETEAVLPLLDGDLAQIMLDCVNGKLTHEEVTWKDGYAVDVVLASGGYPASHTSGEIISGIEDAKKEDCIVFHAGTAKKDGEFVVNGGRVLNVVAIAPTLEEAKEKAYKGVSRIHWMGMQYRHDIADKGIRHITDKN; this comes from the coding sequence ATGAAAGTATTGGTTATTGGAAGCGGCGGACGCGAACATGCGCTGCTTTGGAAGCTCTCCCAGAGTCCTTCCGTTACAGAACTTTATGCAGTCCCGGGCGATGAAGGCATGGCAGACATCGCCTCTCTCGTTCCGGTAAAGAGCAATGAAGATATTCTGGATTTCGCAAGACTCATGCAGATCGATTTGACCGTAGCAGGACCGGAAACGGTTCTCACCGAAGGCCTTGCCGATCAGTTCGAGGCAGAAGGACTTGCTTTCTTCGGTCCGTCCAAAGCGGCAGCCCGCATTGAAGGCTCCAAGAGCTTTGCAAAATCTCTCATGAAGAAATACGGCATCCCGACAGCCGCTTACGAAGTATTCACTGACGAAGACAAAGCTGTCGAATACCTGAAGACACAGTCTTTCCCAATCGTCATAAAGGCTGACGGACTGGCAGCAGGCAAGGGCGTCATCATTGCCAAGGATCTGGAAGAAGCTACCCATACCGTCAAGGATATGCTCGAAGGCAATTCCTTCGGTGATGCAGGCCGCTCCGTTGTCATTGAAGAATTCATGACAGGCGAGGAAGCGAGCGTTCTCTGCTTCTGCGACGGAACGACAGTCGTTCCGATGGTTTCCTCCCAGGATCACAAGAGAATCGGCGACGGGGATACCGGCCCGAATACCGGCGGCATGGGCGCCTATGCTCCTGCTCCGGTCATGACCCGCGAACTCATTGAAGAAGCCAATGTAAGAATCCTCCGTCCGATGGCAGCTGCCATGAAGAAGGAAGGATATCCATTCAAAGGCTGCCTCTATGCAGGCCTCATGATCACCGATGAAGGACCGAAGGTCGTTGAATTCAACTGCCGCTTCGGCGATCCGGAAACAGAAGCTGTACTTCCGCTTCTCGACGGCGATCTCGCACAGATCATGCTCGACTGCGTCAACGGAAAACTCACGCACGAAGAAGTGACATGGAAAGACGGCTATGCTGTCGATGTCGTCCTGGCATCCGGCGGTTATCCTGCTTCCCATACATCCGGCGAAATCATCAGCGGCATTGAAGATGCGAAGAAAGAAGACTGCATCGTATTCCATGCAGGCACTGCCAAGAAAGACGGCGAATTCGTCGTCAATGGCGGCCGCGTGCTGAACGTTGTCGCCATTGCCCCGACACTGGAAGAAGCAAAGGAAAAAGCCTATAAAGGCGTTTCCCGCATCCACTGGATGGGCATGCAGTATCGTCACGACATTGCTGACAAGGGTATCAGGCATATTACGGATAAAAATTAA
- a CDS encoding OmpH family outer membrane protein: MKKFKRLLLAGALMSGFICVPGMSDAANGYVNYPAVLQAAPQLVEAQREIVETQNSLQKEFNEKSQKMTDADKRALADRLNKQLQRKQQNIEKNKIVPTINKIRSAIAAAAKENNIDFVVQEGAWLYGGKDLTPEVIARVKAK, from the coding sequence ATGAAAAAGTTTAAGAGATTGCTGTTAGCTGGAGCACTTATGTCTGGATTTATTTGTGTTCCGGGAATGTCTGATGCAGCGAATGGATATGTAAATTATCCGGCGGTATTACAGGCGGCGCCACAATTAGTGGAAGCACAGAGGGAAATAGTCGAAACGCAGAATTCTCTGCAGAAAGAATTTAATGAAAAATCGCAGAAGATGACCGATGCGGATAAAAGAGCGTTGGCAGATAGATTAAATAAACAGCTCCAGAGAAAGCAGCAGAATATTGAGAAGAACAAAATTGTTCCCACAATCAACAAAATTCGTTCCGCCATTGCCGCAGCGGCAAAGGAAAACAATATTGACTTTGTAGTACAGGAAGGCGCCTGGCTTTATGGCGGGAAAGATCTTACTCCCGAGGTTATTGCACGGGTAAAGGCAAAATAA
- a CDS encoding Plug domain-containing protein encodes MKKYMYGLLSGLVLSSLSAYYTVSAAEVGQIGPENVYTFGTVTVEAPRPKWEDKLSPGTVTVIEPAKYKGEQKTLPDLLKEVPGVHVREVNGKGQYTTVTVRGSTAAQVGIFVDGVLSNLGGDSAVDISTIPIKNVERVEVYRGYIPSRFGGTFLLAALLTS; translated from the coding sequence ATGAAAAAATATATGTATGGGCTGTTATCTGGACTGGTGTTATCTTCGTTATCAGCTTATTACACGGTAAGCGCCGCAGAAGTTGGACAAATAGGCCCAGAAAATGTTTATACGTTCGGGACGGTAACGGTAGAAGCACCACGACCTAAATGGGAGGATAAGTTATCTCCGGGGACGGTGACAGTCATCGAGCCGGCAAAATATAAAGGGGAACAGAAGACACTTCCGGATTTGTTAAAAGAAGTGCCTGGCGTTCATGTCCGTGAGGTTAATGGCAAAGGGCAGTATACAACGGTTACGGTTCGCGGATCCACTGCCGCGCAAGTAGGAATTTTTGTAGACGGAGTACTTTCTAATTTAGGTGGGGATTCAGCAGTAGATATCTCCACTATACCAATTAAAAACGTAGAGAGAGTCGAAGTTTACCGTGGTTATATTCCCAGCAGATTTGGTGGAACTTTTTTATTGGCGGCGTTATTAACATCGTAA
- a CDS encoding TonB-dependent receptor, translated as MAEIGKSSYGGKSISGSVTMPLGSGNLMVSGDYESSDGDFRYDNYAAERAIPDIEHDIAMFQRSVDNFAENKITTWTRYNANSYYVKLDKSAIDYYKTAPAEWDKFIRSDALENNVHDQAVQKAKEFVEGSGFRFSNEDFEAAGLKERYAAVGVDENWLHDIVTINWDGDVYGYGVTITDEDKEKIAEHYIKRNTEAETETIRKRAIIEGDPSYAADAAKVKEGKKKLSEAEQKARWRKYNSYENSSAFVKWQNNTWMVKGAWNHIDRYLPDSLWGGDANSAVVHYNTDLYDTMYFDARHQKLTNSELLVQNRHDNGNLEWGWMADYTHQKKSYRAENIMRDASGVDFELMNIPLREWSKYTSNKYNFQIDGTYRLSENNMLDFQSNYSHERLHVDGSLMDKVLGDSDLAGVLGQTRNRYDQDILNIQLQDTITSGTWQFTPSIRYNRSSITGYSDGKRFDVNQKRRYHWIHPKDQQTDDKVTWQMGIKKTINDKLKLRSSVGTYFRLLNMYEIAGDGAGILPAPYENGRNTAFPRPEYGKQFDFSVDWDGNLLHARNSTTLTFFWRKSDRMLQLVRFGKDYWSYLNDNRGKVHGIEFQSTFNWDKVELDVRATYTKSHLQRKNSAVNYDYSDVWATFQPEWESNVRLTYYPTKKWAVFGEMHYTDDYFTSSSKDSRGGEYAILSGRPVSSLTVYNAGVKWKPSDDWQITVGCNDIFNHGPKQKIRSQIAFTIPGYINPEFPHQGRTYYATVRYQF; from the coding sequence GTGGCAGAAATTGGAAAGAGCTCCTATGGAGGAAAAAGTATCTCCGGATCGGTTACCATGCCGCTTGGTTCAGGCAATTTGATGGTATCAGGCGATTATGAATCCAGTGACGGGGACTTCAGGTATGATAACTACGCTGCAGAACGTGCTATTCCTGATATTGAGCATGATATTGCTATGTTTCAACGATCCGTGGATAACTTTGCAGAAAATAAGATTACTACATGGACCAGGTACAACGCTAATAGTTACTATGTGAAACTTGATAAATCCGCTATAGATTACTACAAAACAGCTCCTGCCGAATGGGACAAATTTATTAGAAGTGATGCTTTAGAAAATAATGTACATGATCAGGCAGTACAAAAGGCGAAAGAATTTGTCGAAGGAAGCGGATTTAGGTTTAGTAATGAAGATTTTGAGGCTGCAGGACTGAAGGAGCGTTATGCGGCAGTAGGAGTTGACGAAAATTGGCTTCATGACATAGTGACTATTAACTGGGATGGTGACGTCTATGGCTATGGAGTAACCATTACTGATGAAGATAAAGAAAAAATTGCAGAGCATTATATTAAGCGTAATACGGAGGCAGAAACAGAAACTATTCGGAAAAGAGCAATTATAGAGGGCGATCCAAGCTATGCTGCAGATGCAGCTAAAGTAAAAGAGGGAAAGAAAAAATTAAGTGAAGCAGAGCAGAAGGCGCGATGGCGTAAATACAATAGCTATGAAAATAGCAGTGCCTTTGTGAAATGGCAAAATAATACATGGATGGTAAAAGGTGCCTGGAACCATATTGACAGGTATCTTCCTGACAGTCTTTGGGGCGGAGACGCCAATTCAGCTGTTGTCCATTATAATACCGATCTTTATGACACGATGTATTTCGATGCTCGTCATCAGAAATTGACAAACTCAGAACTTCTCGTACAAAACAGACATGATAATGGAAATCTGGAATGGGGATGGATGGCAGACTACACGCACCAGAAAAAATCCTATCGTGCGGAAAATATCATGAGAGACGCTTCTGGCGTGGATTTCGAATTGATGAATATCCCGCTTCGTGAATGGAGCAAATATACTTCGAATAAATATAATTTCCAGATTGATGGGACTTATAGATTGTCAGAAAACAATATGCTTGATTTTCAGTCAAACTATTCTCACGAACGGCTCCATGTTGATGGTTCTCTGATGGATAAAGTCTTGGGGGACTCGGATCTCGCTGGTGTATTGGGACAAACCAGAAACCGATATGATCAGGATATTTTAAATATACAGCTTCAAGATACTATTACCTCAGGAACTTGGCAGTTCACGCCAAGTATCCGGTACAATCGTTCCTCTATTACAGGTTACAGCGACGGAAAACGTTTTGATGTAAACCAGAAAAGGCGTTATCACTGGATTCACCCTAAAGATCAACAAACGGATGACAAAGTAACCTGGCAGATGGGGATAAAGAAAACTATCAATGATAAATTGAAACTTCGGTCCTCCGTGGGTACCTATTTCCGCTTATTGAACATGTATGAAATTGCCGGGGACGGTGCGGGAATCTTACCAGCTCCATATGAAAATGGACGAAACACGGCATTCCCCAGACCAGAATATGGTAAACAGTTTGATTTCTCGGTCGATTGGGATGGGAATTTACTTCATGCCCGAAATAGTACCACTCTGACCTTTTTCTGGCGTAAGTCTGATCGTATGCTTCAGCTTGTGCGCTTCGGAAAAGATTACTGGTCTTACTTGAATGACAACCGGGGGAAAGTCCATGGAATTGAATTCCAGTCTACCTTTAATTGGGACAAGGTGGAGCTGGATGTACGGGCTACGTATACGAAATCCCATCTACAGAGGAAAAATAGTGCGGTCAATTATGATTATTCCGATGTCTGGGCTACATTCCAGCCTGAATGGGAAAGTAATGTACGCCTAACCTATTATCCTACTAAGAAATGGGCGGTATTCGGAGAAATGCACTATACAGACGATTACTTTACCAGCAGCAGCAAAGATAGTAGAGGCGGTGAATATGCTATTCTTTCAGGACGGCCGGTTAGCTCTTTGACAGTATATAATGCCGGGGTTAAATGGAAGCCATCCGATGATTGGCAAATTACCGTAGGCTGCAATGATATCTTCAATCATGGTCCGAAGCAAAAAATTAGAAGCCAGATTGCCTTTACTATCCCGGGATATATTAATCCGGAATTTCCCCATCAGGGAAGGACATATTATGCAACTGTTCGATATCAGTTCTAA